ATCACCGTCAAGACCTTGCTTGTCAGAAGAAACGCGTATCGCCAGCAAACCAATTCGCGGCTGATTATTTGGAGACATTTTTATCATCCTCCAATATCGTAATTAGCTTTTTGGCAAACGCACCATCTTCTATAATTTTCTCGACGATTAAATTTGCCACCAGCCTAATCCGCTGCTCGGTCGTGAACGAAAATTGCTTCACCAGCGGGGCTTTTGGTTTATTTTTACTTCCTTCTGGTCGCGCCATAATCCCTCCTGTCGCGACTCGTCATAACATCAACTAGGCTTAGGCTGCTGCGGACGCCCGCGCCCAGAACGCTCCTGCAAATCCTTTTCAATCAGCTGCTTCAACTCTTTATCGCCAACCGTCGCTAGCGCCTTAAGCACCAGTTCCGTCAGGCTCATGCCTTGACTATAAGCAACGGCTTTGGCCCGGTTGCGCACTTCTTTTGACGTGTCGATTTGTAGCTGAATTCTTGATTGGCTCATTAACCCCAGTATACTACATGGGATGATAGCCAAAAAGCGCTACTGCTTGAAGCCTAGTTTTTCGTGTTATTAACGAGCCAGTTTTATGATTAAACCTCTACTTAAATTGTACTACTTGTACTACAAATATTCAATAGTTTTTATCTATTTTATGATGTAAAATATACCGAATATCGATATACGGCATAATTCATCTATAAAACTACTGTTATCTATTGCTATTTTTCTCTTCTTTGTATATAAATATATTAGAAAGGAATCGTGAAAGGCTGGTAATGAAAATGGACAAACGTTCAGTTCTCAAGCAGGGGCAGATAGACATACTGGAAACGCTGTACAAATATCGGTTTGGTAGTCGTCAACTGTTGGCGGATAGTCTGGGTATTAAGTCGGGTTCAAATTTGTTTGAAAAGTTGAACGTGTTGATGAAGCACGGTTTTGTGGCTAGACGATATGACAAAAGCTACAAATTGCGAGGTGTGCCAGCGGCGTATTATTTGACACCAAAAGGACTTAGGCAGCTGCAATCAATTCATGGCAGCGAACGCGTCACCGACGCCATCATCAAAGCGAGCTACCGCGACAAAATCGTTGGTCAATCGTTTGTTAATCATGTGGTTGAAGTCTATGCGCACGCCAATAGATTGCAGCACAAACATCCATCCTTAAAAGTATTTTTGCGGCGCGAAATGACGCTTTATAGTTACTTTCCAACCAATCCACCCGACGCCTTTTTGTCACTCAAAATGGCTGACGGGTTGCGGCGATTTTTCTTCGATGTCGTATCCAAAGACACGCCGCCTAGTGCCATTAACCGCCGCCTGGTAAGTTATATGGAATTTTTCGATGACGGCGGCTGGGGCGTGACAGGCAGCGATTTACCAAAGCTCCTGTTTTTACTGGAAAATCCAGCCGCAGAAAATCGCTTGCGGCGCGCTGCTCATGCCGTGCGGAGCCGGTTTGACTTGGATGATGAAATCGAGATATACACGGCGACGACTGAGAGTTTGCTGGGTGAAGATTCTGCGATTTGGTCGAATATTGACGAGCCTGGCGAACCCCTTTCATTAGATGGGTTGTGAATTAGTTTGAGGATACGTGGGCGTCAATCGGCCGTGCGATGATTGCAAGTGCGCCCCGGGCGAGCTTGCAATGGTCGTACGAAAGCCGCCGCACAGCTTTCAGGATTAGGCTTATTTCGCAAATGACAGACAGATGGCGCGTTTTGTGCGCCAGCGCAGTGCGCGCTAGCTGGCTTGTCTTTTTGTGAAATAAGATAATGATTCATCAACTAATTTCACCAGCTTTCGTCCTAAGCTCGTTCATTCTTACATCCGCTCATCTTGACTGCGCTAGTAAGGCGCATGTCGAGTGAGCGGGGTAAGTATGGACGCTGTTTGGTGATGTGTGAATTGAGTGTGAGATCAAGAGTTGAAGCTTTCTTTATTCGGGCAGTTTCTCGTCATACCCAGGACGGAGAAGTTAGCGATTATTTTCTATGATCTCTTGCCAGCCGACACGACCGAGAGAGGCTGTGAGCAAGTCGCCCAACAAGCCTGATTCTTCTAAGCTGCCTTCAAGTTCATCTCGAATCAACGACTCAAGTTGCTCAGCTTGTTCATATTCATCGCATGTTTTGATAATGCGGCGCACCTCATCGCAGTACGTTTCGTCGTTCGCAAGCCACAGATTCATTACCCACGTCTCGCGATTACTCCACCCACTATAAGCGGTGGCGGCTGCTACTTGCTTTGCTACGATTGGCATATTTCCTCCTTTACTTTACGTAACGGAGTCTACGTACAAGCTCGCACGGCAAACCTGTCACAGGTAGAGATTCTCCTGAAAATACCATCCAAAAAGACAAATGATTTTTATGGGCGAACACTACCTTGATAGGTTTGTACGAGCTGTATAATTGGGAGGTACGTGAAGTGAATTATCTATCGGTAGACCCCACAGGAACGATTACATGGGTTAATGTTATCCCGCTACTTGTTGTCATTGCGTCACGGATTCGATTTTCTATATTTTTTAAGGCATCTACACTATAGTTAAACTTAGCATAATTAATGGTCTCGGGGAACAGTAAGCTACTTATCGGCGAAGCATTTTTTTGGCACCCAGTACACCAAGATACTCCATTATCTATAATAAACACGTGCATGGAAACGTTGCGCCTTACTGCTTCGTACAAAACCTGAATTCCTTCATGGTTAAACGAGCAATCACCTAGTATAGCTATGATAGGGGTATTAGAGGCTTGATATAGTCCTATTGCTATCGGGATGCTAGCCCCCATAGAGAGTGCCACATCAACTGTATCCATTGATTCGACAGTAAATTGTGCAATATCAGCGATTACCTTGGCTCCATAGTGTAATTTTGCCCTACTAACCAGGGCAAAGAGCGGCTCGTATCTAAACCACTTCTTCATTTCAATTGTACCAGCAGCATCAGATACGGGACTCAGCGGTACTAAACTTTTAGGCTGATATGCGATAGATGCCTTATTGTATAAGTATGGTCCACCAGATTCAATAATATAATTTTGAGAATGACTTTTTAGGTGTTTATTCAGGGCGTCAGTTGGATTGGGTATCGTATTTATTTTCAACCTACAGCATACTGTTGCATTGCTAACAGTATCATTACAAAAACCAAAGCTAGTGATTGCACATTTATTAGAGGAGTGGTTTTTAGTAGTTATGGAATATATACTGTTGGCAGCATCCTGAAATAGCCTCCTCTTTCTTTCAAGCCTCAAACTTTGCTGCCTAAAATAATATGGATGAACAACATATTTCTGCGGGTTGTTGGGCGCAGGATCTTTATGGATACTATTAATTTTCCTTGTTCTAGTGTATTCTCCCACGGCTACTAAGGCTTGGTTGGTGATGCGCACTACAATCGGCACATCAAGTTTCTCGGACAAGTAAAAAGAACGTCTTGCAAAATCGTAGGCAGATTGCAAAGACTCTGGTTCATATAGAAATCCCCCATAACAATCAACTAGCTCTCTGGTGTCTTGGCTTTCCTGCGATCCCCATACTTCAATGTCGTCGGTTACCAATACCACCATGCCTGCGTTAACACCTGATATTACAGAGTGACTGTAGGCATCACTTGCTATATTTAATCCTATATTTTTAAATCCCACCAGAGATCTCTTTCCCCCAACAGAAGCACCATAGGCTTCTCCGTATGCAACCCTTTCATTAACGGATATATTAAAATCAGAGTCTATCTTTTCAAGTACTGCTTCTGATTTGAATCCTGGAAAACCATATACTAAATCAACACCGCCATCAATAAATCCATCTGCCAAAGCATCAATTATACTACTCATATCGACTCAAGTATGCTATCTGCTATTAAGCTTTTATCTAATGGTAAGTTGTTCTGTTTTTTAACAAAATTTATTACTAAGTTGGCATTGTCTCTCAGGTTGTCAGGATCGTTACTCGAATTTATGTGTAACAATTTCTTGTGTGGACTATAGGTAGAGGTTAATATACCATCGTACTCGGTGTTAAAAAACTCATATGCACTCTCCGTCTTCAAAACCTCTGCGCTAATTTTTCTGTCGAGCCGGGCGGTATATGTTTCACTGTCCTTGGGTCTAACAAAAACAACACAGTCAGGAACGGAAACTAGCCCGTCATGAATAGCTTTTCTGTATGCATATTTGGCGTATTCATATGCGTCATATTCATTGGGTGCTTTTATCATTTTTGTATATTTTTGAAACAATATTAAGGATATAAAGAATCTGTCTATGAAGACTACCGTGTCATTAGTGTACTTCTCTATCGTATTTTTACGCAGCATATCCAATTTAATGAAAAAATCAACGTCCTTAAATGCGACCTCTTGGGACATATGTGGGTAATCTGGGTACTGAGAGGTTGAGTCTACATACCTGTCATATTCACCAACACAAGCAAAGCCGCTGTTTTTATTCAGGTAATTGAGTAAAGTAGTCTTTCCTGCGTAGGCGTGACCTTCAATTGCACATAATACAGTCATATTGACAAATATACTATTTTTATTGTAACATTGTCAATGACATGAAACCTAAATTTATTCATCTTGAAGGCACAGACCTTTCAGGCAAGACTTCTGTTGCAAAACGCTTACTGCGTAAAACACCTTTTTTTATATCAACACAATAGTATATCGACTCATAGTCCTGAAGGGTTGGGCAGCGAACTTGACAAGATGGATGAACTGGGGCTGTATAGCCATACGACCTTGAGTCTAGGATATGCCGCTTGTGTGTTAGCTGACATTGATCGATTTGAATGGCCCCGCAAAGACACGGTTCAAGATTCAAGCTCAAGCGTTAGATGTCTGAGTAGATTGGCGATTGACGGACAGGATGCCTTATTCGACATCGTGCGCTCAAGAGTCGAACTTGATCATCCAAGATTCACCAGATCATACTATCTGACAACTACTATTGATGAGAGGGTAAAAAGAGCAAACAATATGATTAGTCTTACAAGAAATGACCTTATGATTCTACACGACACAAAGAGGTTTGCTGCAATGGACAAAGTAGCACTATCCATATCTAGAGAATTGTTTAACTCTACAGTCATAGATACAACAAATGCAAGTCCCGATGAAATAGCAAATATAATAGAGCAAGACCTTAATGAATAGTAAAATTAGAATAGCCATAATTGGAGGCGCTGGTTTTTGGGCTAATGACGGACATCTACGCAACATCCATAAAGCTGTAGTCGAGGAACCGGATATAGAGGCAAAAGTAGTTGCGATCGTAGACCCAATAAACCCCAAACTTCAGTCAAGCAAAAGAAAAGAGCATCTTGAAAGGGTTCTGCTGACGGACAATCCCTTATGGATCAATACAGACAGTCATAGTAGCGCCTCATCTGTCGTGAAAGCTTTAAAGCATCTGAAGATAAACTTGGCCATTATAGCATCTCCCCCTGTATATCATGCGGAATACGTCCTAGAGTGCATAAAAAATGATATTAATGTAGTTTGCGATAAGCCGATAGTCTCCAGAAAAAACGCATCTCACGACACTAAGGCAGCCTCTTCAATATCAGAAGATTTAGATATAATATGCAAAGAGTATGATAAGTCTTTGTTGCGAAATCCTAGACTACTCTGTGTATCTATATTGCGCAGAAGAGGGCTATCGGGATTTTCTGAAGTTGCTAGAGAGCTGAAAAGTGTACATGAAGCTTCAGGTGCCGGCATTAACAATATGTCAATTGTCGTAAACAGCGGTAAGTATCTGCACCCCAACGAGCTAACCATCAATGGTGCTCACGGCTATCACGACGGAATTGGGGCATTGTCCCATTCGGCGTACCACTACATAGATATACTATCTTGGTATATGTCTATAGCCCATGGAGCAGCGCAATACCTACGCCCTAGACTAAATCATGTAATGAGAGTACATGATTATTTGGAATCTGGTTTATATAAACTAACCCCACTTTTTAAGAGTAGTTCTGTGCAAATACCCCAATTGTCGGATTCTATCTTAAAATCAGAACTAAATACTAGCTACTCCATAGAAATACTTGACAAAAATTTACGACTGCTAGGAAATATACTATTCACCTTTAATCAGCTTAGCTATTGTCCCCGAACCTTACCACAGCTAAGCAGTAATTTAGATCCAGGTAATTACGCTGGTGGAGGAAGAATATCTAACTGCATTATAGATATTCATCAGGGCGCTATGCAAAACTGTTATATATACAAAAACGACACAGTCTTTGAACCGTATACGCTAAATACTAAAATAACAAAACACCCCAGCTTAACAAGCAATCCTGCTACCACAGAAACTAACTTAAGCATTGTGTATCCATATGAAAATGGATACACTTTAGCTGATGCTTACAGGGATCTATTTAGCTATTTATCAGATAGTAAATCTCAAATGATACAAAGCCCCGTACTGCGACCCCTATTTGAAGAGCGTATAGCGACTGACCTATATAGCAATTTTTACGAGCTCCTTTCAGATGAGAATAATACAAGAGAGATAAGGATATTAAATGATATACAGAGATGAACAAGACTACATTAAGTTAATAGCCAACATTGCACACGATGTGCATAAAAATAAAGATTTCCTACATCTAACACCTAATGAAAATATTCTATCTCAAACAGCTAGAAATATATACAGCACACAATTATCTGATAGATATTACTTTGGTGAATCCAGCAATGGACGCAACGTTGATTTGTACGGATTTACTGCGCTCGGGTATCCCGGTATTGATCGACTAATACAAGAAGCTAAAGATGTATTTAAAAAGCGACTATCAGTATGTCAGGTTAATGTCTCACCTCTGTCTGGAATACATGCTATGATATGTGCCATAGTGGGCGCAACTAAACCTGGCGACAACGTGCTTACATTAGGTAAACTCCTAGGAGGACACTACGCCACCGACCATGTCCTTAAAATGTTAGGCAGGAATCCCATAAACATACCCGCTAGTAAAAATAGAAACAAACCCGTAGACACGGAATCTTTAACACGACTCATAAAGCAAACACCAGTAAGAGCTATATATATTGACCCTGCCTATATCATAGACGTGATAGACGTGAACCTATTACGTAGTATTATGGGGGATGAGACCATAATTATATATGACGCAAGCCATACGCTGGGTCTAATATTGGGAGGAGCTTACAAAAACCCCTTAACAAACGGGGCGAATATTATATGTGCCAATACACATAAGACCTTTCCTGGTCCTCATAAGGGAATTATACTATATGGCGACAAGAAAATCTCTTTAGCTCAAGAGTCTGATGCTATTCTAAATAAAGGTTTATATTCTAGCGTACATACCCATTCTACAGTGGCGCTTGCTATCACCACTCTTGAAATGGATCTCTACGGAGCTGATTATTCTAATAAGATTATAGAAAATGCCAACAACCTGGGCGGATATCTGGCTGCCTGTGGAGTAGTTTCCAATACGGCTATAAATGGTCACTACACCAACACTCACCAGATACATATACCTATTGATAAATATAGTAAATCATACTCCGATCTCTACGATAGGTTTTATGAAAGCCGCCTTGCAGTTGCTTTTGACGTAGATCCTTACGGATGTAGATTTATAAGACTTGGCCTTCAGGAGATCACAAGAAGGGGTATAGATTCTAGCGGACTTGAGCTCTTGGCTCATACAATTAGCCAAATATTAACCGATTATCAACCTGAGGTATGTGGTAAAAATATCAGTTCAGTCAGACAATCTTTAGGTGATGAAATTAAATATTCGTTTGACAAGGGGGTAGTATGAACGAAGAAAGCATAAAAATAAAAATATCTAAGCCTTTTGGCAACTTATATCGCAACAGATGTGTACTAGTAGCAGCCTTTGACGATAGTCATAATCT
This portion of the TM7 phylum sp. oral taxon 349 genome encodes:
- a CDS encoding replication-relaxation family protein, which codes for MDKRSVLKQGQIDILETLYKYRFGSRQLLADSLGIKSGSNLFEKLNVLMKHGFVARRYDKSYKLRGVPAAYYLTPKGLRQLQSIHGSERVTDAIIKASYRDKIVGQSFVNHVVEVYAHANRLQHKHPSLKVFLRREMTLYSYFPTNPPDAFLSLKMADGLRRFFFDVVSKDTPPSAINRRLVSYMEFFDDGGWGVTGSDLPKLLFLLENPAAENRLRRAAHAVRSRFDLDDEIEIYTATTESLLGEDSAIWSNIDEPGEPLSLDGL
- a CDS encoding deoxynucleoside kinase, which encodes MTVLCAIEGHAYAGKTTLLNYLNKNSGFACVGEYDRYVDSTSQYPDYPHMSQEVAFKDVDFFIKLDMLRKNTIEKYTNDTVVFIDRFFISLILFQKYTKMIKAPNEYDAYEYAKYAYRKAIHDGLVSVPDCVVFVRPKDSETYTARLDRKISAEVLKTESAYEFFNTEYDGILTSTYSPHKKLLHINSSNDPDNLRDNANLVINFVKKQNNLPLDKSLIADSILESI
- a CDS encoding Gfo/Idh/MocA family oxidoreductase, which encodes MNSKIRIAIIGGAGFWANDGHLRNIHKAVVEEPDIEAKVVAIVDPINPKLQSSKRKEHLERVLLTDNPLWINTDSHSSASSVVKALKHLKINLAIIASPPVYHAEYVLECIKNDINVVCDKPIVSRKNASHDTKAASSISEDLDIICKEYDKSLLRNPRLLCVSILRRRGLSGFSEVARELKSVHEASGAGINNMSIVVNSGKYLHPNELTINGAHGYHDGIGALSHSAYHYIDILSWYMSIAHGAAQYLRPRLNHVMRVHDYLESGLYKLTPLFKSSSVQIPQLSDSILKSELNTSYSIEILDKNLRLLGNILFTFNQLSYCPRTLPQLSSNLDPGNYAGGGRISNCIIDIHQGAMQNCYIYKNDTVFEPYTLNTKITKHPSLTSNPATTETNLSIVYPYENGYTLADAYRDLFSYLSDSKSQMIQSPVLRPLFEERIATDLYSNFYELLSDENNTREIRILNDIQR